From the genome of Flavobacterium ovatum, one region includes:
- a CDS encoding DUF3781 domain-containing protein, with protein MSINKSEIINNISYTDLVYGRINKKLKTNLSIAEIEKTLLDIITETEERFFNKIGKNFYVTNVEKNIKITVNSHTFRIITVDQLEKKH; from the coding sequence ATGAGCATCAACAAATCTGAAATTATAAATAATATTTCCTATACCGACCTTGTTTATGGGAGAATAAACAAGAAACTAAAAACAAATCTATCTATTGCTGAAATAGAAAAAACACTTTTGGATATTATTACCGAAACAGAAGAGCGGTTTTTTAATAAAATCGGAAAAAACTTTTATGTTACCAACGTTGAAAAGAACATCAAAATCACGGTTAACTCTCATACTTTTAGAATTATTACAGTGGATCAACTAGAGAAAAAACATTAA
- a CDS encoding response regulator, translating into MDILSYNTGTSAILFIVAAIIAKKGNFTLARILYLITLNLSVAAAASFIGKTGSVEFILMYPLGLPFTIFSFRREKNYIIFFSALSAIFWTLLHITNFNLFSETKMDTTIASTIVYPISIISTVFLITYQLIQFSKNNERYYSEIHDKREEAIESSNSKSKFLSTMSHEIRTPLNAVIGLSYILGDTNPREDQLENIEALNYSGKILLNLLNNVLDYSKMESNVVELDPIPTDIGASIKQIKKIHEANCFRKGISMNLEIDDTLPIVWMDIIRYNQVINNLVTNAIKFTDKGTVTLITTCKQLTKHSLILHTEVIDTGIGIPEDKHDEIWEAFTQASTDTNRIYGGTGLGLPIVKSIIEAMNSEIKIESKLGSGSRFYFDLELKLTLDQELIHPTQKKKYNFNGERVLLVEDNKINVMVAKQILEKEQLIVDVAYDGQIAVDMFKKKKYDVVLMDIQMPVMDGYTASMEIRKFNTLIPILALSASVFMEVKNKIFSSGMNGFIYKPFEPEDLLNQIEEITKNMGS; encoded by the coding sequence ATGGACATCTTAAGCTACAATACGGGAACTTCCGCTATACTATTCATTGTGGCTGCTATTATAGCTAAAAAAGGCAACTTTACACTGGCAAGAATACTCTATCTTATCACATTAAATTTAAGTGTAGCAGCAGCAGCCTCTTTTATAGGGAAAACTGGAAGTGTTGAATTTATATTAATGTACCCATTAGGACTTCCTTTCACAATATTTTCCTTTAGAAGAGAGAAGAACTATATTATCTTTTTTTCAGCACTTTCAGCAATATTCTGGACACTACTACATATAACTAATTTCAATCTATTTTCCGAAACAAAAATGGATACTACTATTGCATCAACAATTGTGTACCCAATCTCAATTATTAGTACGGTTTTTTTGATCACCTACCAACTAATACAATTTTCAAAAAACAATGAACGCTATTATTCCGAAATTCATGATAAACGAGAAGAAGCCATTGAATCATCTAATTCAAAGTCTAAATTTTTGAGTACAATGAGTCATGAGATTCGTACGCCACTTAATGCAGTTATTGGCCTTTCATATATTTTGGGAGATACTAATCCAAGAGAAGACCAATTAGAAAACATTGAAGCTTTAAATTATTCAGGGAAGATATTACTGAATCTTTTAAACAATGTCCTAGATTACAGCAAAATGGAATCTAACGTCGTTGAATTAGACCCAATACCTACTGACATAGGGGCATCCATAAAGCAGATAAAAAAAATTCATGAAGCAAATTGCTTCCGAAAAGGTATTTCTATGAATTTAGAAATTGATGACACTTTACCTATTGTTTGGATGGATATAATTCGGTACAATCAAGTGATTAACAACCTCGTCACAAATGCAATAAAGTTCACCGATAAAGGAACCGTAACTTTAATAACAACATGTAAACAACTCACAAAACACAGCCTAATATTGCATACTGAAGTAATCGATACTGGAATAGGTATTCCAGAAGATAAGCATGATGAAATTTGGGAGGCATTTACACAAGCCTCTACAGACACTAATAGGATTTATGGAGGAACCGGTCTAGGCCTGCCTATTGTCAAGAGTATTATTGAGGCAATGAATTCTGAAATTAAAATTGAAAGTAAATTAGGCTCAGGAAGTCGATTTTATTTTGATTTAGAATTAAAACTAACATTGGACCAAGAATTAATACATCCTACTCAAAAGAAAAAATATAATTTCAATGGAGAAAGAGTATTACTAGTTGAAGACAATAAAATAAATGTCATGGTGGCAAAACAAATACTCGAAAAAGAACAACTTATAGTAGATGTCGCATATGATGGTCAAATTGCCGTAGACATGTTCAAAAAGAAAAAATACGATGTTGTACTTATGGATATCCAAATGCCAGTAATGGATGGATATACAGCTTCGATGGAGATTCGGAAATTCAACACTTTAATCCCTATTTTAGCTTTATCAGCATCCGTATTTATGGAAGTGAAGAATAAAATATTTTCTAGCGGAATGAATGGTTTTATTTACAAACCTTTTGAACCTGAAGATTTATTAAATCAAATTGAAGAAATTACAAAAAACATGGGTTCCTAA